A single window of Candoia aspera isolate rCanAsp1 chromosome 3, rCanAsp1.hap2, whole genome shotgun sequence DNA harbors:
- the PKIA gene encoding cAMP-dependent protein kinase inhibitor alpha, with protein MTDVESTYADFIASGRTGRRNALHDILVSSTSGNSSELSLKLSELDIKKTEGEEDAQRNPTEQTGEAQGEAAKEES; from the exons ATGACTGATGTGGAATCTACATATGCAGATTTCATTGCTTCAGGgagaactggaagaagaaatgcTCTTCATGATATACTGGTATCTTCAACAAGTGGGAATTCTAGTGAACTATCCCTTAAGTTATCAGAACTTGATATAAAAAAAACTG AAGGGGAAGAAGATGCACAGAGAAATCCCACTGAACAAACTGGGGAAGCCCAAGGGGAAGCAGCAAAAGAAGAAAGCTGA